One region of Olleya sp. Hel_I_94 genomic DNA includes:
- the hemF gene encoding oxygen-dependent coproporphyrinogen oxidase yields MKDKFFEYIHQLQDSITAGLEKIDGKATFQEDIWKRPEGGGGRTRVIENGNVFEKGGVNISGVHGKLPDSMQKYFGVEDADFFACGLSLVLHPKNPMVPTVHANWRYFEMYDKDGNIVDQWFGGGQDLTPYYLFDEDATHFHQTCKTACDKHNAEFYPKYKARCDEYFHNTHRNEGRGIGGLFFDYCKASEDMNMQNWYDFVTEVGDSFLDAYVPIVAKRKDLDYTKAQRDWQEIRRGRYVEFNLVHDKGTLFGLKTNGRIESILMSLPPHVQWVYDHHPEAGSEEERLIKILQNPKDWV; encoded by the coding sequence TTAGAAAAAATAGATGGCAAAGCAACTTTCCAAGAAGACATTTGGAAACGACCAGAAGGTGGTGGAGGACGCACACGAGTTATAGAAAACGGAAATGTTTTTGAAAAAGGTGGTGTTAATATTTCTGGTGTACACGGTAAATTACCTGACAGCATGCAAAAATATTTTGGTGTTGAAGATGCCGATTTTTTTGCTTGTGGATTAAGTCTAGTTTTACATCCAAAAAATCCAATGGTACCTACTGTACACGCAAATTGGCGTTATTTTGAAATGTATGACAAAGACGGTAATATTGTAGACCAATGGTTTGGAGGAGGACAAGACCTAACACCTTATTACTTATTTGATGAGGATGCAACACACTTCCATCAAACATGTAAAACAGCTTGCGATAAACACAATGCAGAATTTTATCCAAAATATAAAGCACGTTGTGACGAGTATTTTCATAATACACATCGTAATGAAGGTCGTGGTATTGGAGGCTTGTTTTTTGATTACTGTAAAGCTTCAGAAGACATGAATATGCAAAATTGGTACGATTTTGTAACAGAAGTTGGTGATAGTTTCCTAGATGCCTATGTACCTATTGTAGCAAAAAGAAAAGATTTAGATTATACCAAAGCACAACGTGATTGGCAAGAAATAAGACGTGGACGTTATGTTGAGTTCAACTTAGTACATGATAAAGGAACCCTTTTTGGTTTAAAAACAAATGGACGTATAGAAAGTATTTTAATGAGTCTTCCGCCACATGTGCAATGGGTTTATGACCATCATCCAGAAGCTGGTAGCGAAGAGGAAAGGTTAATTAAAATATTGCAAAACCCTAAAGATTGGGTCTAA
- a CDS encoding YchJ family protein, with the protein MDCYCGNTKSYKNCCEVFHLNNGKTETAEQLMRSRYSAFVLANGDYLMQTHHISTRPISEKKAIVKWAKSVEWIKLEILNTTEGLSNNEEGTVMFNAYFYDNGNVDVIHENSAFIRENNKWYYLGYAKN; encoded by the coding sequence ATGGATTGCTACTGCGGAAATACTAAGAGTTATAAAAACTGTTGTGAAGTGTTTCATTTAAATAATGGAAAAACCGAAACAGCAGAGCAATTAATGCGCTCAAGATATAGCGCATTTGTATTAGCAAATGGCGATTATTTAATGCAAACACACCATATTTCTACTAGACCAATTTCAGAAAAAAAAGCAATTGTAAAATGGGCTAAATCTGTAGAGTGGATAAAACTTGAGATTTTAAATACAACTGAAGGTTTAAGTAATAATGAAGAGGGTACAGTAATGTTTAATGCCTATTTTTATGACAACGGAAACGTTGATGTAATACATGAAAACTCTGCCTTCATAAGAGAAAACAACAAATGGTATTACTTAGGTTATGCCAAAAACTAA
- the hemB gene encoding porphobilinogen synthase, which yields MYPIKRNRRLRTNEAIRSLVRETIISSNDFLVPLFIVEGKGVKEEIASMPNYYRYSLDLLQAEVKELWKLGLKSVLLFVKVPDHLKDNKGTEAINPDGLMQRAIKTVKNACPDMLVMTDVALDPYSVYGHDGIIENGIVVNDDTVDVLADMSVSHAQAGANFVAPSDMMDGRILAIREALEDEGFTDTGIMSYSAKYASAFYGPFRDALDSAPVDAQDIPKDKKTYQMDYANRFEALRETEMDIDEGADIVMVKPGLCYLDIVREIKNEVDVPVAVYQVSGEYAMLKAAAEKGWLDHDAVMMEQVTAIKRAGADVIASYFAKDIVKLIS from the coding sequence ATGTATCCAATTAAAAGAAATAGACGATTAAGAACAAACGAAGCCATTAGAAGCTTGGTACGAGAAACAATAATCTCTTCAAACGATTTTTTAGTACCTCTTTTTATTGTCGAAGGAAAAGGTGTTAAGGAAGAAATTGCTTCTATGCCAAATTACTATCGTTACAGCTTAGATTTATTACAAGCCGAAGTTAAAGAGCTGTGGAAACTAGGTTTAAAATCGGTATTACTATTTGTAAAAGTTCCGGACCATTTAAAAGACAATAAAGGGACAGAAGCTATTAATCCTGATGGATTAATGCAACGTGCCATAAAAACAGTTAAAAATGCTTGTCCTGACATGCTAGTGATGACAGATGTAGCATTGGATCCTTATTCAGTTTATGGACATGACGGAATTATTGAAAACGGAATAGTTGTCAATGACGACACTGTAGACGTTTTAGCAGACATGAGTGTATCACACGCTCAAGCTGGAGCAAATTTTGTTGCACCAAGTGACATGATGGATGGTCGTATACTAGCCATTCGCGAAGCTTTGGAAGACGAAGGATTTACAGACACAGGGATTATGAGCTATTCAGCTAAATATGCCTCAGCTTTTTATGGTCCTTTCCGTGATGCTTTAGACTCAGCTCCTGTGGATGCACAAGATATTCCGAAGGATAAAAAAACCTACCAAATGGATTATGCTAATCGTTTTGAAGCGCTACGCGAAACCGAAATGGATATAGATGAAGGTGCAGATATTGTAATGGTAAAACCAGGATTATGCTACTTAGATATTGTCCGAGAAATTAAAAACGAAGTTGACGTACCTGTTGCTGTATATCAAGTCTCTGGAGAATATGCAATGCTTAAAGCTGCTGCCGAAAAAGGTTGGCTAGACCACGATGCAGTTATGATGGAACAAGTTACAGCTATCAAACGTGCTGGTGCAGATGTAATTGCTAGTTATTTTGCTAAAGATATTGTAAAATTAATATCGTAA